Proteins encoded together in one Lathyrus oleraceus cultivar Zhongwan6 chromosome 5, CAAS_Psat_ZW6_1.0, whole genome shotgun sequence window:
- the LOC127084978 gene encoding tryptophan synthase beta chain 1 codes for MASSISTFNSSMLLPISKEQNYPSSNFHSNSLKFASFPSKISCSVTRDTSSVLPLQDQTKVENGSVLPLRPDSFGRFGKYGGKYVPETLMHALTELEASFYSLAADEDFQKELAGILKDYVGRETPLYFAERLTEHYKRSNGEGPLIYLKREDLNHTGAHKINNAVAQALLAKKLGKKRIIAETGAGQHGVATATVCARFGLECIIYMGAQDMERQSLNVFRMRLLGAEVRPVHSGTATLKDATSEAIRDWVTNVETTHYILGSVAGPHPYPMMVREFHAVIGKETRKQALEKWGGKPDVLIACVGGGSNAMGLFHEFVDDNDVRLIGVEAAGFGLDSGKHAATLTKGEIGVLHGAMSYLLQDADGQIVEPHSISAGLDYPGVGPEHSFLKDLGRAEYHSITDDEALEAFKRVSRLEGIIPALETSHALAYLEKVCPTLPNGTKVVVNFSGRGDKDVHTAIKYLKV; via the exons ATGGCTTCATCCATTTCAACTTTCAATTCTTCAATGTTACTTCCAATTTCCAAAGAACAAAACTACCCATCTTCCAATTTTCATTCAAATAGCTTAAAGTTTGCATCTTTTCCTTCAAAAATCTCTTGTTCTGTCACTAGAGACACTTCCTCTGTTCTCCCATTGCAGGATCAGACCAAGGTTGAAAATGGGTCGGTTCTTCCTCTAAGACCCGATTCGTTTGGGAGGTTTGGGAAGTATGGTGGGAAATATGTTCCTGAAACTCTAATGCATGCTCTTACTGAACTTGAAGCTTCGTTCTATTCCCTTGCTGCTGATGAAGATTTTCAG AAAGAACTGGCTGGGATTCTAAAGGACTATGTTGGCCGGGAGACTCCTCTTTATTTTGCAGAAAGGTTGACGGAGCATTACAAGAGGTCTAATGGTGAAGGGCCTCTCATTTATTTGAAGAGGGAAGATCTTAACCATACCGGGGCCCATAAAATTAACAATGCTGTTGCTCAAGCTTTGCTTGCCAAGAAATTAGGCAAAAAACGCATTATTGCTGAAACCGGAGCTGGGCAGCATGGAGTTGCAACTGCTACTGTATGTGCTCGATTTGGTTTAGAATGCATTATTTATATGGGTGCACAGGATATGGAAAGGCAGTCACTGAATGTCTTCAGAATGCGTCTTCTTGGTGCTGAG GTGAGACCAGTCCACTCTGGGACAGCTACACTTAAGGATGCTACATCAGAAGCTATAAGAGACTGGGTGACTAATGTTGAAACAACTCATTATATTTTGGGTTCTGTCGCTGGACCGCATCCATATCCAATGATGGTGAGAGAGTTTCATGCTGTAATCGGCAAGGAAACCAGAAAGCAAGCATTGGAAAAATGGGGAGGGAAACCAGATGTTCTGATTGCATGCGTCGGCGGAGGTTCAAATGCCATGGGACTTTTCCATGAATTTGTTGATGATAATGATGTTAGGCTAATTGGTGTGGAAGCCGCTGGCTTTGGCCTTGACAGCGGCAAGCATGCTGCTACATTAACGAAAGGAGAAATTGGGGTTTTGCATGGAGCTATGAGCTATCTGCTGCAGGATGCTGATGGACAAATAGTCGAGCCTCACTCTATTAGTGCAGG GTTGGACTACCCTGGTGTTGGACCTGAACATAGCTTTTTGAAAGACTTGGGACGTGCTGAATATCATAGCATCACTGATGATGAAGCATTGGAAG CTTTTAAGAGAGTTTCGCGACTCGAAGGCATCATTCCAGCTCTGGAGACATCACATGCCTTGGCTTATCTTGAGAAAGTATGTCCAACTCTTCCTAACGGAACAAAGGTCGTGGTTAACTTCAGCGGCCGAGGTGATAAGGATGTTCATACTGCTATCAAGTACCTGAAGGTTTGA
- the LOC127080895 gene encoding zinc finger BED domain-containing protein RICESLEEPER 2-like: MVSYIEKIYDKERIKLKEIMGRIPNKICLTSDVWTTSTSEGYICLTAHFVDENWKLVSCLLNFLRMKPPHTGIALEATLFDCLKQWGIDKKIFTITLDNTSANDNMQDHLKTHLRVQGNLMCDGEFFHIRCSAHVLNLIVQEGLKVASEALHKIRESVKHIKGSDGRMLKFKDCVEDAGINVSGGLRFDVSTRWNNTYFMLESALQYRKAFEFYKVADRSYKYCPSDEEWERGERICEFLEPFYEITNLISGSSYPTANLYFMQVWKVQCILEKHQKNIDKVIKDMSDNMKMKFDKYWINYSIVLAFGAILDPRLKDKFLKFCYTTLDASTSEEKFKNIMDKFKGLYEEYVSYSTNQSVSLSQPSNEFNTLAKLSREGNKAKKSKIITDFKTWNSIESRFVLGKNELDIYFDDELLELNEEHFEDFDVLLYWKFNEKKFPILSIMARDVLSIPITTVASESSFSIGGCVLTKYRSSTLPEHI, encoded by the exons ATGGTGTCATATATTGAAAAAATATATGATAAAGAAAGGATCAAGCTTAAGGAAATCATGGGTAGGATTCCAAATAAAATTTGTCTAACATCGGATGTTTGGACAACATCTACTAGTGAGGGTTATATCTGTTTGACTGCTCATTTTGTTGATGAAAATTGGAAGTTAGTTAGTTGTCTTCTTAACTTTCTTCGAATGAAGCCCCCCCACACGGGTATTGCACTGGAAGCTACTTTATTTGATTGCTTAAAACAATGGGGAATAGATAAGAAAATATTTACTATTACGCTGGATAACACATCTGCCAATGATAACATGCAAGACCACTTGAAAACTCATCTTCGAGTGCAAGGCAATTTGATGTGTGATGGTGAATTTTTTCATATCCGATGTTCGGCCCATGTACTCAACTTAATTGTCCAAGAGGGTTTAAAAGTTGCTAGTGAAGCCCTCCATAAAATTAGAGAAAGTGTCAAGCATATTAAAGGATCTGATGGAAGGATGCTTAAGTTCAAAGATTGTGTCGAGGATGCAGGGATAAATGTTAGCGGTGGTTTAAGATTTGATGTATCTACTAGATGGAATAACACTTATTTTATGCTTGAAAGTGCCTTGCAATATAGGAAAGCTTTTGAGTTTTATAAGGTGGCGGATAGAAGCTATAAATATTGTCCATCTGATGAGGAATGGGAAAGGGGGGAAAGGATTTGTGAGTTTTTAGAACCTTTTTATGAAATTACCAATTTGATTTCTGGTTCATCTTATCCAACTGCAAATCTGTATTTCATGCAAGTGTGGAAAGTCCAGTGCATTTTAGAAAAACATCAAAAAAATATTGATAAGGTGATAAAAGATATGTCTGATAAtatgaaaatgaaatttgacAAATACTGGATAAACTATAGTATTGTGCTAGCATTTGGAGCTATTCTTGATCCACGCTTGAAGGATAAATTTTTGAAGTTTTGCTATACTACACTTGATGCCTCAACCTCTGAAGAGAAATTTAAGAATATAATGGATAAATTCAAAGGGCTTTATGAAGAATATGTGAGTTATTCTACCAATCAAAGTGTTTCTCTTTCTCAACCATCTAATGAGTTCAACACATTGGCTAAGCTATCTAGAGAGGGGAATAAAGCTAAAAAATCAAAGATTATAACC GATTTTAAAACATGGAACTCGATTGAGAGTAGGTTTGTTCTTGGAAAGAATGAATTAGATATATACTTTGACGATGAATTACTGGAGCTAAATGAAGAACACTTTGAAGATTTTGATGTACTTCTTTATTGGAAGTTTAATGAGAAAAAGTTTCCGATACTCTCCATAATGGCACGCGATGTGCTTAGCATTCCTATCACGACTGTAGCATCTGAGTCTTCTTTCAGTATTGGTGGATGTGTTCTTACGAAATACAGAAGTTCTACTCTTCCTGAACACATCTAA